A single region of the Triticum dicoccoides isolate Atlit2015 ecotype Zavitan chromosome 2B, WEW_v2.0, whole genome shotgun sequence genome encodes:
- the LOC119365668 gene encoding uncharacterized protein LOC119365668 yields the protein MAGSTTRPMVASLGCSSPRRGGMAATLRASLVEARTATEEAVNEVVLRQAALVEDLQGRPVAREAEASGTSSWSRTATSSSAGASSVMPTTAAASLEKFMVISCYVSLSH from the exons ATGGCGGGATCCACCACCCGGCCGATGGTGGCTAGCCTGGGCTGCTCCTCGCCACGACGTGGAGGCATGGCGGCGACCCTAAGGGCGAGCCTAGTGGAAGCGCGAACAGCGACTGAGGAGGCAGTGAACGAGGTGGTGCTGCGGCAGGCTGCGCTGGTGGAGGACCTGCAGGGGCGCCCGGTGGCACGGGAGGCTGAGGCGAGCGGgacgagcagctggagcaggacggCAACGTCGAGCTCAGCTGGGGCCTCCTCGGTGATGCCTACGACCGCTGCAGCGAG TTTGGAGAAATTCATGGTTATTTCCTGTTACGTTTCCCTTTCACACTAA